A section of the Papio anubis isolate 15944 chromosome 2, Panubis1.0, whole genome shotgun sequence genome encodes:
- the LNP1 gene encoding leukemia NUP98 fusion partner 1 — MEHKDDDDDDVSFAKWMSSFWGHSWREEDQRGLRERHRPQATSHRKTSLPCPLPVLPRIPSSDRHPRRHSHEDQEFRCRSSDRLPRRHSHEDQEFRCRSHVRDYGKYSEDGSFKEPLESKGRSHSKIEKFSESFERQLCFRNKRSASLGPESRKERNERECLRMEIKSRKKVEEERSSRKEEHGEAHMAPLFEKGPE; from the exons ATGGAGcacaaagatgatgatgatgatgatgtgtctTTTGCCAAATGGATGAGCAGCTTCTGGGGCCACAGCTGGAGAGAGGAGGATCAGAGAGGACTCCGGGAACGCCACCGACCACAAGCCACCAGTCACAGGAAgacctccctgccctgccca CTTCCTGTGCTTCCCAGAATTCCATCATCTGACCGCCATCCTAGAAGGCATTCTCATGAGGACCAGGAATTCCGATGCCGATCATCTGATCGTCTTCCTAGAAGGCATTCTCATGAGGACCAAGAATTTCGATGCCGTAGCCACGTGCGGGATTACGGAAAATACTCAGAGGATGGGTCATTCAAGGAGCCACTGGAATCAAAAGGCAGATCCCATtccaaaattgagaaattttcGGAGTCCTTTGAACGACAGCTGTGCTTTAGAAACAAACGTTCTGCCTCTTTG GGACCTGAaagcagaaaggagagaaatgaaagagaatgcCTGAGGATGGAGATAAAATCCCGAAAGAAAGTAGAGGAAGAAAGGAGCTCTAGGAAAGAAGAACATGGAGAAGCACACATGGCTCCCCTGTTTGAAAAAGGGCCTGAATAA